One stretch of Sinomonas terrae DNA includes these proteins:
- a CDS encoding Gfo/Idh/MocA family protein — protein MASTENRRKKYALAGTGSRAEMYVDALMGPHSDLGSLVAFVDANGHRMDYHGARIAERRPDWPAPRHYGPDRLEEMFEAERPDALIVTTPDFTHARYVTAALDRGVDVICEKPMTTTVQGIAEIVASARNAKEASGANLVVTFNYRYSPRNSVIKDIVQSGRIGKVTSVHFEWCLDTVHGADYFRRWHRNKANSGGLLVHKSTHHFDLVNWWLGDVPETVYAQGGLRFYGAENAAERGLGERPELSRDNPDRDDPFNLDLAADQKLRGLYLEGEADDGYQRDRDVFTEGIDIEDNLSLVVGYRGGASMAYSLVAHSPWEGYRVAINGTEGRVEIEVVERSSVSPDRHTLDPSVASDAEGAGGQVRPEGTRILLQRHWEPAREIPVPEGEGGHGGGDAMLLSDVFVGPGHDPLHRQAGYIDGIRSVLVGIGANESLRTGQAVRLADFGVPLDDDAPLAFDAAAPEHERATTGARA, from the coding sequence ATGGCATCGACTGAAAATCGCCGCAAGAAGTACGCCCTCGCTGGCACCGGATCTCGGGCCGAGATGTACGTGGACGCCCTCATGGGGCCGCATTCGGACCTCGGCTCGCTCGTGGCCTTCGTCGACGCGAACGGGCACCGGATGGACTACCACGGGGCGCGGATCGCCGAGCGCCGGCCTGACTGGCCCGCGCCGCGCCACTACGGTCCCGACCGCCTGGAGGAGATGTTCGAGGCCGAACGCCCCGACGCCCTCATCGTGACGACACCGGACTTCACGCACGCCCGCTACGTCACTGCGGCTCTGGACCGCGGGGTCGACGTCATCTGCGAGAAGCCGATGACGACGACGGTGCAGGGCATTGCGGAGATCGTCGCCTCGGCCCGCAACGCCAAAGAGGCGTCCGGGGCCAATCTCGTCGTGACGTTCAACTACCGCTATTCACCGCGCAACTCGGTCATCAAGGACATCGTCCAGTCGGGCAGGATCGGAAAGGTCACTTCGGTGCATTTCGAATGGTGCCTCGACACGGTGCACGGCGCGGACTATTTCCGCCGCTGGCACCGCAACAAGGCGAATTCCGGCGGCCTGCTCGTCCACAAGTCCACGCATCACTTCGACCTTGTGAACTGGTGGCTCGGGGACGTCCCCGAGACGGTCTATGCCCAGGGCGGCCTCCGCTTCTACGGTGCCGAGAACGCCGCTGAGCGCGGCCTCGGCGAGCGCCCCGAGCTGAGCCGCGACAATCCCGACCGGGACGACCCGTTCAACCTGGACCTCGCCGCGGACCAGAAGCTCCGAGGGCTGTACCTCGAGGGCGAGGCCGACGACGGCTATCAGCGCGACCGCGACGTCTTCACCGAGGGCATCGACATCGAGGACAACCTGAGCCTGGTCGTCGGCTACCGCGGCGGGGCTTCCATGGCGTACTCGCTGGTGGCCCACTCGCCGTGGGAGGGCTACCGCGTGGCGATCAACGGCACCGAGGGGCGGGTCGAGATCGAGGTCGTCGAGCGGAGTTCCGTCTCGCCGGACAGGCACACTCTCGACCCGTCGGTGGCGTCTGACGCCGAGGGCGCTGGCGGGCAGGTCCGCCCCGAGGGGACCAGGATCCTCCTCCAGCGCCACTGGGAGCCCGCCCGCGAGATCCCTGTTCCTGAGGGCGAGGGCGGGCACGGCGGCGGGGACGCGATGCTGCTCTCCGACGTCTTCGTCGGCCCGGGCCATGACCCCCTGCACCGCCAGGCCGGCTACATCGACGGCATCCGTAGCGTGCTCGTGGGGATCGGCGCGAATGAGTCGCTCCGCACCGGCCAGGCCGTCCGGCTGGCCGACTTCGGCGTCCCGCTCGACGACGACGCGCCGCTCGCCTTCGACGCTGCGGCGCCTGAGCACGAGCGGGCGACAACGGGGGCCCGGGCATGA